One window from the genome of Acinetobacter sp. LoGeW2-3 encodes:
- a CDS encoding N-acetylmuramoyl-L-alanine amidase — protein MNFINESAWKYLSVKLPILGAFLMLVLIPLLQWLTDYQIIPQQYHATVTGILIPALAWLGRKIAQPKLHQQPLGFATITAGHSNTDPGAVSGKIKEADLVVNFRNAVTHYLREAGLQVKTDGTGSRNDPLSSAIKLIKGSSVAVEFHMNAATSKQANGVETIALPKDKKLAQDLSKTVADALGSRLRGDNGWIDQSKSARGRLAYVNAGGLIVELGFISNEDELARFNARYWLAAKAVAKVLIDYESRN, from the coding sequence ATGAATTTTATAAATGAAAGTGCCTGGAAATATCTTTCCGTGAAGCTCCCAATTTTGGGGGCTTTTTTAATGCTTGTATTAATCCCTTTGCTGCAGTGGCTGACTGATTACCAGATCATCCCGCAGCAATATCATGCCACTGTGACCGGTATTTTAATTCCAGCGCTTGCTTGGTTGGGTCGTAAGATCGCACAACCAAAATTACACCAGCAACCTTTAGGTTTTGCCACGATTACAGCAGGGCATAGCAACACCGACCCTGGTGCAGTAAGTGGCAAAATTAAAGAAGCAGATCTGGTCGTCAACTTCCGCAATGCAGTGACTCACTATTTACGTGAGGCTGGATTACAGGTCAAGACCGATGGCACTGGATCTCGAAATGATCCGCTTTCTTCAGCTATTAAGTTGATCAAAGGATCTAGCGTTGCGGTTGAATTTCACATGAATGCTGCCACTTCTAAACAGGCTAATGGCGTTGAAACGATTGCGCTACCGAAAGATAAGAAACTTGCACAGGACTTATCTAAAACTGTAGCCGATGCACTAGGTAGTCGTTTACGTGGTGATAATGGCTGGATTGATCAATCTAAGTCAGCACGTGGCCGTCTAGCATACGTGAATGCTGGCGGTTTGATTGTAGAGCTTGGGTTTATCTCAAACGAAGATGAGCTTGCCCGA
- a CDS encoding major capsid protein, whose amino-acid sequence MPQSFNIEGAPLELLDVGELALIHSNYRPMDTWLLDQLFPNRPLFTRDDVPLAELSAEHDLAPLVSPQQPGKPFDTTQSGEVRHVKPAYYKPKNQVTPAETFEIALLERLRSAGIISTGNQQLSDQEKMVISQISVMKRNHDAIDNSVMMMAIDLLKNGKYVLHSDDYEYNLVDYRRDASLTYSPVTAWNEVGAKPVDDIKRMLERQLAADGGEAKKAIMSGSVWAALWNDAEFKKEFVTPYAGISVPVNPSFGVKESATFKGTFDGIEFWVYDATYRSKGQVNRFIPKDFFSLVSDTNGSVAHCKIKNMLANGVAQQYFDRQWYCEDPSGIILMTESAPLVVPSNKNGVVCGTGFITL is encoded by the coding sequence ATGCCACAGTCTTTTAATATTGAAGGTGCTCCACTTGAACTTCTTGATGTGGGTGAGCTTGCACTGATCCACTCGAATTATCGACCAATGGACACTTGGCTTCTGGATCAACTATTTCCAAATCGCCCACTATTCACTCGTGATGATGTGCCTTTGGCTGAGTTGTCTGCTGAACACGATCTAGCACCACTGGTATCACCACAACAACCTGGTAAACCATTTGACACCACTCAGTCTGGCGAAGTTCGTCATGTGAAGCCAGCTTACTACAAGCCAAAAAATCAGGTTACCCCAGCAGAAACATTTGAAATTGCTTTGCTTGAACGTCTACGTTCTGCAGGTATTATCTCAACTGGCAATCAGCAGTTATCTGATCAGGAAAAGATGGTGATTTCCCAGATCTCAGTCATGAAGCGTAACCATGATGCGATTGATAATTCGGTCATGATGATGGCGATTGATTTACTGAAAAATGGTAAATACGTTCTTCATTCAGATGACTATGAATACAACCTGGTGGATTACCGTCGTGATGCATCATTAACGTACTCACCAGTGACTGCATGGAATGAAGTAGGTGCAAAACCAGTTGATGACATCAAGCGCATGCTGGAACGTCAATTAGCTGCAGATGGTGGTGAGGCTAAGAAAGCCATCATGTCTGGCTCAGTATGGGCTGCACTATGGAATGATGCAGAATTCAAAAAAGAATTCGTTACGCCGTATGCAGGAATTTCAGTTCCGGTTAATCCAAGCTTTGGTGTCAAAGAATCTGCGACCTTTAAAGGTACGTTTGATGGGATCGAGTTCTGGGTATATGACGCAACCTACCGCAGCAAAGGTCAGGTGAATCGTTTTATTCCTAAAGACTTCTTCTCGCTGGTATCTGATACCAATGGCTCTGTTGCTCACTGTAAGATTAAGAACATGCTGGCCAACGGCGTTGCCCAACAGTACTTTGATCGTCAATGGTACTGTGAAGATCCAAGCGGCATTATTTTGATGACTGAATCTGCTCCACTGGTTGTGCCTTCTAATAAGAACGGTGTGGTTTGTGGTACCGGCTTTATTACCTTGTAA
- a CDS encoding zinc ribbon domain-containing protein has product MEFSKQQLAGLVGGVVLLLGIFLPIVSMPIVGSISVFSSGRADGYVLLGLSIVSLILAFINNIKPLRVTGGISLLIVVIDFIYLLYKLNSIKGDVVDKLEGNPFSGMAEAMMSTVQIQYGWVFLFIGSLLLVYAAFTKTANKPILNNIDLDEQNQPEPKVRKTTSTKLVSDDIFSHNAGRRVETPIQAVATDMKLCPLCAEEIKLAAIKCKHCGSMVEETL; this is encoded by the coding sequence ATGGAATTTTCTAAACAACAGCTGGCTGGTTTAGTGGGCGGGGTTGTGCTTTTACTTGGGATTTTTCTCCCTATTGTCAGTATGCCTATTGTCGGATCAATATCTGTATTTAGTAGTGGGCGTGCAGATGGGTATGTGCTGTTAGGGTTGTCGATTGTCAGCCTTATACTTGCTTTCATAAACAATATAAAGCCTTTGCGGGTTACTGGTGGTATATCGCTTTTAATAGTGGTGATAGATTTTATTTATCTGCTCTATAAGCTAAATAGTATTAAGGGTGATGTTGTAGATAAACTTGAGGGCAATCCATTTAGTGGCATGGCAGAAGCAATGATGAGCACCGTTCAAATACAATATGGATGGGTTTTCTTGTTTATAGGTAGTCTTTTGCTGGTTTATGCTGCATTTACCAAAACTGCAAATAAGCCAATTTTAAATAATATTGATTTAGATGAGCAAAATCAGCCTGAGCCTAAAGTGCGAAAAACCACCAGTACAAAACTGGTATCAGATGATATTTTTTCCCACAATGCAGGAAGGCGTGTAGAAACTCCTATTCAGGCGGTTGCTACTGATATGAAGCTATGCCCGCTGTGTGCAGAAGAAATAAAACTTGCTGCAATTAAATGCAAGCATTGCGGAAGTATGGTGGAAGAAACCCTTTAA
- a CDS encoding tape measure protein, with protein MSGKNLTFKLVMDADTKGFVGNIKQSEDAAKSVFNAIKQESNRLKQATTDTSKEMGNIIPKGTSELADKLTQSLNGATSIIKSAGDNAKSTAGNFTDFGNRAEKALDQLKGDLAQAKQNLEAFSKTKASPADIEKAQVEVDQLEKEVQQADQAFSGFQAEVGKANTSLRETDTAAQSAQKGIDGAKFAVNALVGAMAAIGIGLGVRELAETADAYTNLSARINIATSDGGNFQQAMAGVHQVSLMTNTSLDATAGLFTKVNDVGKQMGMTQQQSLDLVKTINMAIQTGGGSAQASEAAIVQLTQALQSGVLRGDEFNSIMEQAPGISQALAKSLGVTTGELRAMAGEGELSAEKVIQALQQQSAAIEADYAKFPTTIGNALQRIATQWQILIGTMDQANGASATVAQWLVTLADNMDVIETILKDVGEGFIWVGDQLKKIDPATIEALKEALSTAYETVKSMASTLGTGIGNTVDQLNTLLGAIFNFDSGVDTATDKTNGFTKALQALNVVFGFIGDGFEAISIVSNLLAGVFYDVGAAWEGLKAKFKWGDAKDQAIADMEAMAKKAQEYYDRASDGAMDFKSKGVAAIKEISKTQDQKNQESLQSNNATFAELIKQNQDFNQKSKALTDERAALEAQLNQARKDGNQSTIDEIIQKSNELEGREKEHASNKAALDKDLLASAQATAEAAIKANGGVMDGVMQADLLTKGYIVTIDEAGKVSVQAGQSAEQAAETAAKKEEALVLAKENVKKADEELLAYQKQAAVERVLLDKQIEEAKKTGDLNALASAQASVDAINAKENELKNNREIRITELNNATTGSGQVAESAYSRASEAARLFGVDLDASLNKVSKSFSNSGNELEGLKTKLGEAGYTGKQAGDVLYQAWEDWLSKARSQAEIDAANAKMREFEAQGVFSTKQVELGIMAIRKANAELPDELDETGKAFERLGIKTKEQLRLSAQMALADFETVRQSGQATQADLQKAYEKTIQLAYASGDAQSIAAANAKAASLGLSVQVSETGQVSVKANNAVEESLHRVRNATGHAGSGFDELGRRGVASGNATRDAWEEARQAAEAAANADENSVTNRGMAGRKSRTEYTLEGVKQALRSQGFSDEKEINRKANELFNASASTRKNALMQYQYEAGKNIPGFALDFKAVNLMAANNKDYIDLMLQKMSPSVGKTGSSSLNDYAPSIPSAPSVRDTNQPAKEVTYNFDFNGKQMKFSGPAGQESLMNELVNQLKVQAKST; from the coding sequence ATGTCTGGTAAAAATTTAACATTCAAATTAGTCATGGATGCCGATACTAAAGGCTTTGTTGGCAACATCAAACAGTCGGAAGATGCGGCAAAGTCTGTATTTAATGCAATAAAACAAGAATCTAATCGATTAAAACAAGCAACCACTGATACCTCGAAGGAAATGGGCAATATCATTCCTAAAGGCACCAGTGAGTTAGCAGACAAACTTACTCAATCTTTAAATGGCGCTACAAGCATTATTAAGAGCGCTGGTGATAATGCGAAATCTACGGCCGGCAATTTTACTGATTTTGGTAATAGGGCTGAAAAGGCATTAGATCAGCTTAAGGGTGATTTGGCCCAAGCCAAGCAAAATCTTGAAGCATTTTCAAAAACCAAGGCATCACCTGCGGATATTGAAAAAGCTCAGGTAGAGGTCGACCAGCTGGAAAAAGAAGTCCAGCAGGCAGATCAGGCCTTTAGTGGATTCCAGGCAGAAGTAGGCAAGGCAAATACAAGCCTAAGAGAAACAGATACAGCAGCTCAGTCGGCCCAAAAGGGGATCGACGGCGCAAAATTTGCGGTGAATGCTCTTGTTGGGGCCATGGCTGCAATTGGTATTGGCCTAGGTGTTCGTGAGCTTGCCGAAACAGCAGATGCTTATACTAACCTTTCAGCCCGAATCAATATTGCAACCAGTGATGGTGGCAACTTCCAGCAAGCTATGGCTGGCGTGCACCAAGTTTCACTGATGACCAATACCAGTCTTGATGCTACTGCGGGCCTATTCACAAAAGTGAATGATGTAGGTAAGCAGATGGGGATGACCCAGCAGCAAAGTCTGGATCTGGTCAAAACTATTAACATGGCCATTCAGACTGGTGGTGGATCTGCCCAGGCATCAGAAGCTGCAATTGTTCAGCTGACTCAAGCGCTGCAATCCGGTGTGTTACGTGGTGACGAGTTTAACTCTATCATGGAGCAGGCACCTGGTATCTCTCAGGCGTTGGCTAAGTCATTAGGGGTGACCACTGGTGAGCTGCGCGCAATGGCAGGAGAGGGTGAGTTATCAGCTGAAAAAGTCATCCAGGCACTACAGCAGCAGTCAGCAGCAATTGAAGCTGATTATGCTAAGTTCCCAACTACAATCGGCAATGCCTTGCAGCGTATCGCTACACAATGGCAGATCCTGATTGGCACCATGGATCAGGCAAACGGTGCATCTGCAACGGTAGCGCAGTGGTTGGTGACTCTTGCTGACAACATGGATGTAATAGAGACCATTCTTAAGGATGTTGGAGAGGGCTTTATCTGGGTAGGGGATCAACTCAAGAAGATTGACCCTGCCACCATTGAAGCACTTAAAGAGGCGTTAAGTACTGCTTATGAGACTGTAAAGTCTATGGCTAGCACTCTAGGGACTGGAATTGGAAACACTGTAGATCAGCTAAATACACTCCTTGGGGCAATATTCAATTTTGATAGTGGTGTGGATACTGCAACAGATAAAACTAATGGCTTTACCAAAGCTTTACAGGCCCTCAATGTGGTCTTTGGTTTTATTGGTGATGGTTTCGAGGCAATTAGTATCGTTTCTAATTTGCTTGCCGGTGTGTTCTATGACGTTGGTGCTGCATGGGAAGGGCTTAAGGCTAAATTTAAGTGGGGTGATGCTAAAGACCAAGCCATTGCAGATATGGAGGCAATGGCTAAGAAAGCTCAAGAATATTATGACCGAGCTTCAGATGGCGCGATGGATTTCAAGTCCAAGGGTGTTGCTGCCATCAAGGAGATTAGCAAAACCCAAGACCAGAAAAACCAAGAATCCTTACAAAGCAATAACGCTACTTTTGCCGAACTGATAAAACAGAATCAGGATTTTAATCAGAAGTCCAAAGCACTTACTGATGAACGTGCAGCTTTAGAGGCGCAATTAAACCAGGCCCGCAAGGATGGCAATCAGTCAACTATTGACGAAATTATCCAAAAATCTAATGAATTGGAAGGGCGTGAAAAAGAGCATGCCAGTAATAAGGCCGCATTAGATAAGGACCTCCTGGCTTCTGCTCAAGCCACCGCTGAAGCAGCTATCAAAGCTAATGGTGGTGTCATGGACGGCGTAATGCAGGCCGACCTATTAACCAAGGGCTATATCGTCACAATTGATGAGGCTGGCAAGGTTAGTGTTCAAGCTGGGCAGAGTGCCGAACAGGCTGCTGAAACTGCCGCTAAAAAGGAAGAAGCGTTAGTACTGGCCAAGGAAAACGTTAAAAAAGCTGATGAAGAATTGCTTGCCTATCAAAAACAAGCCGCTGTTGAGCGAGTTTTACTGGATAAGCAGATCGAGGAAGCTAAAAAGACTGGTGACTTAAATGCATTGGCTTCAGCACAAGCGTCAGTTGACGCCATTAATGCTAAGGAAAATGAACTTAAGAATAATCGCGAGATTCGTATTACCGAGCTTAACAATGCCACAACTGGCTCTGGTCAGGTTGCTGAATCCGCATACTCCAGAGCATCGGAAGCGGCCAGGCTATTTGGTGTAGACCTTGATGCATCCTTAAATAAAGTCTCTAAGTCGTTTTCCAACTCTGGGAATGAGCTAGAGGGACTTAAAACTAAGTTAGGTGAAGCAGGCTATACCGGTAAACAAGCCGGTGATGTTCTTTACCAAGCATGGGAGGATTGGCTTAGTAAGGCCAGAAGCCAGGCTGAAATTGATGCGGCAAATGCCAAAATGCGTGAGTTTGAAGCGCAAGGTGTATTCTCAACCAAGCAGGTTGAACTCGGCATTATGGCTATCCGTAAGGCTAATGCTGAATTACCAGATGAATTGGATGAAACAGGGAAAGCCTTTGAGCGTCTCGGGATCAAAACCAAGGAGCAACTCCGATTGTCAGCTCAAATGGCATTGGCTGACTTTGAAACAGTGCGTCAAAGTGGTCAAGCAACACAAGCTGATCTTCAAAAGGCCTATGAAAAGACAATTCAACTGGCTTACGCATCAGGAGATGCCCAAAGTATTGCTGCAGCAAACGCCAAAGCGGCTTCATTAGGTTTATCTGTTCAGGTCAGTGAAACTGGCCAAGTTTCAGTAAAAGCCAATAATGCTGTGGAAGAAAGCTTACACCGCGTCCGTAACGCAACAGGTCATGCTGGTTCTGGCTTTGATGAGCTTGGACGCCGTGGTGTGGCTAGCGGCAATGCAACCCGTGATGCATGGGAAGAAGCACGACAAGCAGCAGAGGCGGCAGCAAATGCAGATGAAAACTCTGTAACGAATCGCGGTATGGCGGGGCGCAAGTCACGTACTGAATATACGCTTGAGGGTGTGAAGCAGGCATTGCGCTCTCAAGGCTTTAGCGATGAAAAGGAAATCAACCGTAAAGCAAATGAATTATTTAACGCCTCTGCATCAACTCGTAAAAATGCACTAATGCAATATCAGTATGAGGCTGGCAAGAATATTCCCGGGTTTGCCTTGGACTTTAAAGCTGTAAACCTTATGGCTGCGAACAACAAGGACTATATTGATTTAATGTTGCAGAAAATGAGCCCATCGGTTGGTAAGACCGGTTCCAGTAGCCTGAATGACTATGCACCGTCGATTCCTTCTGCGCCGTCTGTCAGAGACACCAATCAGCCTGCCAAGGAAGTTACATACAACTTTGACTTCAATGGTAAGCAGATGAAATTTAGCGGGCCTGCTGGACAGGAATCCTTAATGAATGAACTTGTGAATCAATTAAAAGTACAGGCGAAATCAACATGA
- a CDS encoding phage minor head protein yields the protein MQPVTFLEALRYAHSKKIVLPDEFYSMDLKTRQMAITVSFLSSLEQIETVIKAVNKSIADGGTFKDFQKLIEESEIILPKHYLDNVFRTNIQNAYGHGRWQQQQRNKAKRPYLMYSAINDSRVRPSHLALNRIVLPIDHPFWLTHYPPLGFRCRCTVIALTEKQALKYGITPDDQLPEIAEALDWSSHPLQFGELESLVDKKISTSSLDKEYLLEQKEVIKAEWTASKKLTSLFAPMDDKTRDLFDTVANTVIPLDPSIRPSAIRTFLDYVQGNDAALTSYLNSATGSLADDVLKRWLSTDMAAIQAVASNTASTVVGAATLNQVAAYQVGQTVQLNAPLLMADTASDIVIKIENAKGLGVDLDMLNAGNGVLMPMGLSFEVVSIEAIEGQMVYTLKPLLN from the coding sequence ATGCAACCAGTTACCTTCCTTGAGGCACTTCGTTACGCTCACAGTAAAAAGATCGTGCTACCTGATGAGTTTTATTCAATGGACCTTAAGACCCGGCAGATGGCAATTACGGTTAGCTTTCTATCGAGTCTTGAGCAGATTGAGACTGTCATTAAGGCAGTGAACAAATCCATTGCTGACGGCGGTACTTTTAAAGACTTCCAGAAGCTGATTGAAGAATCTGAAATCATTCTGCCAAAGCATTACCTGGACAATGTATTCCGTACCAATATCCAGAACGCTTATGGTCATGGCCGGTGGCAACAACAGCAACGGAATAAGGCTAAACGACCTTACCTGATGTACTCGGCGATCAATGATAGTCGAGTGCGTCCAAGTCATTTGGCCTTGAATCGGATTGTGTTGCCGATTGATCATCCATTCTGGCTAACGCATTACCCGCCGTTGGGCTTTCGTTGCCGGTGCACAGTGATTGCCTTAACTGAGAAACAGGCGCTGAAATACGGTATTACGCCTGATGATCAGTTGCCAGAAATTGCCGAGGCTTTGGATTGGTCATCGCATCCTTTGCAGTTTGGTGAACTTGAATCTTTGGTTGATAAAAAGATCAGCACTTCAAGTCTGGATAAGGAATACCTACTCGAACAGAAGGAAGTTATCAAGGCTGAATGGACAGCAAGTAAAAAGCTCACCAGTCTATTTGCTCCGATGGATGATAAGACTCGGGACCTGTTTGATACGGTAGCCAATACGGTAATTCCACTTGATCCAAGTATTCGGCCAAGTGCGATCCGTACCTTTCTAGACTATGTGCAAGGAAATGATGCCGCACTGACTAGCTATTTAAACTCCGCTACAGGCTCACTAGCTGATGATGTACTTAAGCGCTGGCTTAGTACCGATATGGCAGCAATTCAGGCTGTGGCAAGTAATACGGCTTCAACCGTAGTGGGTGCTGCGACACTTAATCAAGTAGCAGCATACCAAGTTGGGCAAACTGTCCAGTTGAATGCGCCGTTGCTGATGGCTGATACAGCTTCAGATATCGTGATTAAGATTGAGAATGCTAAAGGCTTGGGTGTTGATCTGGATATGTTGAATGCTGGTAACGGTGTTCTCATGCCGATGGGACTATCTTTTGAGGTGGTTTCGATTGAGGCCATTGAAGGGCAGATGGTTTATACACTAAAGCCTTTGTTGAACTAA
- a CDS encoding DUF1640 domain-containing protein, whose protein sequence is MSNDYSTDPPPITPSQLYAISDNINQLRQSMDKLAEMPQKLDRMNMQLEQLNKEHQQTRNDLTQTRDNLQDDLDRAKSNFKSEIKQVRNEIDPKFKEMDMQIRVLHESKTKIDSVTNLVRWGGIAIIGVFAAAWNNQTAKSDTVNALAMANSQKIQVLEKQSDQLLRTTEEIRNKLYERNHTGEIK, encoded by the coding sequence ATGTCAAATGACTATTCAACTGATCCACCACCGATAACCCCAAGCCAGCTTTATGCCATCTCAGACAACATTAACCAGTTGCGGCAGAGCATGGATAAGTTAGCTGAAATGCCCCAAAAGCTTGATCGTATGAATATGCAGCTAGAGCAGCTCAATAAGGAGCATCAGCAGACTCGGAATGACTTAACCCAGACTCGTGACAACCTGCAAGATGACTTAGATCGAGCTAAGTCCAACTTCAAAAGCGAGATCAAGCAAGTCCGAAATGAGATTGATCCAAAGTTCAAAGAAATGGATATGCAGATCCGAGTGCTCCATGAAAGCAAAACCAAAATTGATAGCGTAACCAATCTGGTTAGGTGGGGTGGTATTGCAATCATCGGTGTATTTGCTGCTGCTTGGAATAATCAAACAGCTAAGAGCGACACAGTGAATGCCTTGGCTATGGCTAACAGTCAAAAAATCCAAGTTCTTGAAAAACAGTCTGACCAGCTTTTAAGAACAACCGAAGAAATCCGCAACAAACTTTATGAACGTAACCATACAGGTGAGATAAAATGA
- a CDS encoding gp436 family protein has protein sequence MYATEADLVARFGDEIEGLKTMLPSQSSVTDAIQDATEEINGHIGGRYPLPLPNVPSNLKRMACDIARYRLYFQQPTEEVRQRYEDAIAFLKRVADNKAHLQIQLPETNQIVDDQPKGRPSTAPVGTSYTGGVFGDATLDMMPSMK, from the coding sequence ATGTATGCGACTGAAGCAGATTTGGTCGCACGATTTGGTGATGAGATTGAGGGTTTGAAAACGATGCTTCCTTCTCAGTCTTCAGTAACCGATGCAATTCAGGATGCAACAGAAGAGATTAACGGTCACATTGGTGGTCGTTATCCTTTGCCGCTTCCCAATGTGCCGAGTAATTTAAAGCGTATGGCGTGTGACATCGCACGCTATCGGCTTTACTTTCAGCAACCCACTGAAGAAGTGCGACAGCGTTATGAAGATGCAATCGCATTTTTAAAACGTGTGGCTGACAACAAAGCACATTTGCAGATTCAGTTACCTGAAACAAACCAGATCGTGGATGACCAGCCTAAAGGGCGACCATCAACGGCACCAGTCGGTACTTCATATACCGGTGGTGTATTTGGTGATGCCACTTTAGACATGATGCCCAGCATGAAGTGA
- a CDS encoding phage virion morphogenesis protein yields MAFAITIRADSSPIEAVLSQLGDFDSLKSQLFDEIGAGLVNSTQHRFLTGTGVDGNPWRISWRARMQGGETLRDTGRLMNSYTHNVLSNGVEVGTDVAYAPHLHYGATILPKNGQYITFAVGGQYRKVKQSIIPPRTQLGIDAEDEVMVLDIVGSFIDEHLLRGT; encoded by the coding sequence ATGGCTTTCGCAATAACCATTCGAGCTGATAGTTCACCTATTGAAGCGGTGCTGAGTCAATTAGGTGACTTTGATTCACTCAAGAGCCAGTTGTTTGATGAGATTGGTGCTGGGTTGGTCAACAGTACTCAGCATCGGTTTCTAACTGGTACCGGTGTAGATGGCAATCCATGGCGGATTTCATGGCGTGCACGTATGCAAGGCGGTGAAACGCTGCGTGATACTGGTCGTTTAATGAATTCCTATACTCACAATGTGCTTTCAAATGGTGTGGAAGTGGGTACAGATGTTGCCTATGCACCTCATCTGCATTACGGCGCAACAATCCTACCCAAGAATGGTCAATACATTACTTTCGCGGTGGGTGGTCAATATCGAAAGGTTAAGCAATCCATTATTCCACCTCGGACTCAGCTTGGTATTGATGCTGAGGATGAAGTTATGGTTTTAGACATTGTTGGGAGTTTTATAGATGAGCACCTTCTTCGCGGTACGTGA
- a CDS encoding PH domain-containing protein has protein sequence MGSYIEENLARDEKIIIKAQVTWLSQFWYLLFGGLFVLSAIGSKSAVSLIFGLILIAIAAVHVLTTELALTNRRIIAKSGLIRRNTIELKVNRVESLGVDQGILGRILNFGSIVVKGVGGSHAPIPYISRPMEFRQQVNNFLDELDDADKKVS, from the coding sequence ATGGGCAGTTATATTGAGGAAAATTTAGCAAGAGATGAAAAAATAATCATCAAAGCGCAAGTAACATGGCTATCCCAATTTTGGTATTTACTATTTGGTGGATTATTTGTTTTATCTGCAATTGGTTCTAAAAGCGCAGTATCTTTAATTTTCGGTCTAATCTTAATTGCAATTGCTGCTGTACATGTCTTAACCACAGAGCTAGCCCTAACAAATAGACGCATCATTGCAAAGTCAGGTTTAATACGTCGAAATACAATCGAGTTAAAAGTTAACCGTGTCGAAAGTCTAGGTGTGGATCAAGGTATCTTGGGGCGCATTCTTAATTTTGGGTCTATTGTGGTTAAAGGAGTAGGGGGCTCACATGCGCCAATTCCATATATTTCACGACCAATGGAATTCAGACAGCAAGTAAACAATTTTCTCGATGAATTAGATGATGCTGATAAAAAAGTATCGTAA